GCAACCTCTAGCTCTACATTTTGTGTAGGCAGAAGGTCTATCACATTTAGGGTTAGTTCTCTTCCCAGTACCAGTGCCTGACCGAATCAGTTTCCCCTCCCTTGCACAGTTTGGGAAGTGgtcctccttcccctcctgtGCAGCTATATCATTTTCATAACATCTGTGCAGCAGGCCATTGATCATTCTACATGTGTTCTCCCACACCACAGATTTTGCTTCTGTCTTTTAGCCTGCCAGTGCCCATCTGTCTCAGTTTGTCTGAGGTAACCAGGCTCAGAAAGCCTTTGTCTTCTACCTGACAGCTAGGCCACAGACAGTTGCCAGCAAATTTCCCATtgaacatttttatgttattttgttctcaacatattccactataTAAATGAAGACTTTCAACTGGCTCCAAGGCTTTCCccataattatatatatatatatatattcatggaGACAATGCTCTGATTTATTGCTTCAGAATCACCAATACAAATATTGTCATTTAGTGGATTtcccaaataatgacaaactgcCAGAACCAAAGAGATGTTGCAGTGTTTCTATACCTCAAATTTGAGGTATTTGATTACATACACCAATTTTTGCATTACAGCTTTCATGTAGTTTATACATGCTCCCCATACAGGGTATTATAATAATTACATATGGagtatatttatttacaatacAGCTGTTTTGAAAGTCTgactgttttttaaataaataaataaataacaatttgTATCCACTACAGGAGTTCTGCTGATTCCACCTGTTTCAGACTATGTCAGGTCATTCGTGTCTTCAGTGCCAGATTGATATGACCAGATTGCGTTAATACTGAGAGAGCCAtgacagtgtgtgcatgtgcttgtAACATTTAATGTGGAATACACTGTGGTGCTCCGTTCCCCAGTCTGTGCCCGCTGGTGCACAGAGTCACACATGCGTGCGTTCGACCCGCCATCCTCATTCAGCAAAGATGAACAGGATAACCGCGTGTACTGATGGCTGGCAGGAGGTGAAACGAAAACGTCGCCTTCAGGATATTGCGATAAAATCCGGAGGGAAGACGAAGATCCTGGAACAGCGCGGGGTGTTAGGGTGGGTTTGATGGATGCATGATGTGTGTGCATCGAGTCTTCAGCAGTCTGCCGCTGCATATTCTGGAGAAGAGGACGTGTGGACGGCAGGGGAGGAGAGCAGTGGAGGAGGTGTGAAGGACACCTCCATCCCATCTCTGGATGGTTGCCCTGTGCTCCTGATTGACTGGCCCTCTAAAGAATCGGCAAGCCAAACCCACCGGTGAGAGCCTCGGCTATATAAAGCATCTCAGCGGCGCCTGtcaacacatcagcagcagcaagccCCACCAACCACCTCTGTCCGACACGTAAACTGACTTGGATTAATCCGTCCGTTCTGATACCAGGGTAGCACGCAGTAGCCGCGCAGCCATGTCTCACGGATGGGGATACGGACCACATAACGGTGAGGCTCTCACAGTACCCGGGGCTGATGCAGCCTGTTGGGTTTTACTGTATAACAGGCTGAATACTGCAGACACTAGCTTCCAACATGCACAGGCTTTGTTGTACATATCCATGGTTGtatacatgaaaataaaatatcaaacatgttcTTTGTGAGTTTAAACtgcaaaatatttaaatacattaacTTTTTGATCCAGTATCCAGGATCCAGTAATTTAAGGACAACCAAACCTCAACTTAGAACAAAGCCTTTATTTTCATTGCTGTCATTTGGGGAATTGTAAAGCCCACTTCTAGTACCCCAGCTTCTAAGTACgctgtaaaaacaaagaagaaaatatatcaCATTATAAAACGTgagactttttttattttgtttttgtcattttggaAAACTCAAGCATTACCTTTATATTAAAATGGtcattttctgcttttgtttacattttacacaacTTTAGAAACACTTAATAACAGAAGTGTGAAAGTAAAGTGTGTTATTTGAATCTGTAGGACCTGACAAATGGGCAGAAGATTTTCCTGTAGCCAATGGGCCCAGACAGTCTCCTATCAACATTGTCCCCAAGGAGGCCCAGTATGACTCCTCCTTGAAGGCTCTGAAACTCAAGTATGACCCTTCCAACGCCAAGGGTATCCTCAATAATGGACACTCCTTCCAGGTTGACTTTGTGGATGATACGGACAGCTCCAgtaagtttattttattttattttatgcatatatacatatatcgTAGTTAATATAGTTAACTTGGTCTGAGCTGTTTGTGCCTCCACTCTTGCTGCAAGCAGCAGATAAGAGTGTCTGTACTCAGTTGAACCTGATCTACCCAATTTCATTATCTGGAGGTGAACAGACATTTGTAGCAGCTCACCCTCACTTAACTCAACTTTAATCCAGCACTCTATGGTTAAGTTCAGGCTAAAAAATAAACTTGCTTAGAGTTATTAAAACTGACACAGTGTTAAACATATGTTACAAGCTTTTCTGCCATATTCgaggttaccatggtgattaGTTATACCCTGGTCAAAGATGTCTCATAGACTTTTCACATGACTGCAGCTATTTAAGTCCCAAGATGTTGCTACTGACTGATGCACATAGAACAGATGAGCATAAACAAGCAAATCTGTTCTGACTGTCTCCAATGATTTGTTGTCCTGTCTTAACCAGCACTGACTGGAGGTCCTATTTCTGGAACGTATCGTTTGAGACAGTTTCATTTCCACTGGGGAGGCAGCGATGACAGAGGCTCGGAGCACACTGTCAACGGCATCATGTTTCCCAGTGAGGTACTGAAACCACTTGAGTTTGTGGAGTTACTGGAGTGGGGTTAGAATATTTATGCAACAACCACAGTATGCTAACAGACTCCATAAAATCATTACCAGTGTGATAAAGCACCGCATAATCATACATTTTATTAGGTATTTTTCCACCATTTTTCCAAAGATTTATAGTCGTGCAGTGAAAACGGACTTGCTGTCTCTAGCTTGTGCCTTAATGATCACATGGACTCTTTTTTCCTTCTAGCTTCACCTGGTGCACTGGAACACTAAGTATCCAAGCTTTGGAGAGGCAGCTGACAAGCCCGATGGACTCGCTGTGGTCGGGGTCTTCCTGAAGGTGAGTCATAAGTGATCCATTCTCAAACTGCACTGCAGATGAGTAGGATGTTCTTTGGTTTgttaggaaaaaaacacacaaacaatgaacactgtatttgaaaaaaacattaaaatgatgtaatgtgtgtctgttgtatttCAGATTGGTGCAGCCAATCCCCGACTTCAGAAGGTTCTGGATGTCCTGGATGCTATTAAAAATAAGGTACAGCtacatttttttgttacattttctaCAGTTTTTCTGAAAGTGTGAACGTAATTATACTGAAGAATTATGCAAGAATTAAATAATATAAACTGGTATTAATTTATATTTCAATAGACTAAGGGAGTGTATGGAGCCTGTGCAGCGACATTTATGCTTCCAATGTCTTGTCTAGTGAGTCAAGCTTGCTGGCTAAAGTAGATAAACTGCTCACAACCTTTTATAGCAAAATACTACATATAGTTCATCCAAAACCCAAAGGCACAACATTTAACAGCTTTCTATTTGCAAAAGGCGACCATGGGGACATTTGTGTGACTGGGCAGTGTTGCACCTAGCTGACTAAGCCCAGCATGTTATCTCTTGCAGAAACACTGTCTGAGTCGATATGGTAGTTGGCCTACACCACTAAAATGATCTATGATAACACTTTGTATGTTTATGTCCAATATTGTAGGTTTACCCAACAGTAAACACTACAAATGAAAGTAATGATTGCTCTTTGCTAGTGACACAGGGCATATCTGTAGCATTATGTAATCTAGCTTTACCATCATGCTAATACTCAGGTGCCTTGGAATGCCTGTATGCTGGATGCTCTTTCAGGTGTACTTGACAACTACAAGTTTTACTATTAAACCCTGCTCCATTTTAtctgtctcctcctcacacCTGCAGGGAAAACAAACCACATTCGCCAACTTTGATCCCAAGACTCTTCTTCCTGGTTCTCTGGATTATTGG
This sequence is a window from Parambassis ranga chromosome 17, fParRan2.1, whole genome shotgun sequence. Protein-coding genes within it:
- the cahz gene encoding carbonic anhydrase, whose product is MSHGWGYGPHNGPDKWAEDFPVANGPRQSPINIVPKEAQYDSSLKALKLKYDPSNAKGILNNGHSFQVDFVDDTDSSTLTGGPISGTYRLRQFHFHWGGSDDRGSEHTVNGIMFPSELHLVHWNTKYPSFGEAADKPDGLAVVGVFLKIGAANPRLQKVLDVLDAIKNKGKQTTFANFDPKTLLPGSLDYWTYDGSLTTPPLLESVTWIVLKEPISVSPAQMAKFRSLLFTGDGEAPCCMMDNYRPPQPLKGRLVRASFK